The Lucilia cuprina isolate Lc7/37 chromosome 5, ASM2204524v1, whole genome shotgun sequence genome includes a window with the following:
- the LOC111689938 gene encoding uncharacterized protein LOC111689938 isoform X2, which translates to MSFNKNHPKHITLHQHTTIYTKLHLNRLHQRTGAFLIRDIATWVCIAEHESQFNTAAIGRLNTDGSADHGLFQISDKYWCEHSAYGGKACNLACDKLLDDDLRDDVACIKTIHEEHTRISGDGFNAWTVYKPHCLNQNVEHIKTCFDAKTLAEAEVMASAPSYNAPVSKGKGKIYSKCELAQELYQKHQMPIEQIPKWVCIAQHESSYNTAAVGRLNTDGSADHGLFQISDLYWCSHEQYGGKACNIPCNKLLDSDITDDVRCIKIIHEEHTKISGDGFNAWTVYQPHCRNIGMDHIKQCFTEQELKKVSSKVPSYNTNSLVPQSSGGSKPTVKGKIYKKCELAQELYHKHRMPMEQIPKWVCIAQHESSYNTAAVGRLNTDGSADHGLFQISDLYWCTHDQYGGKACNIPCDKLLDSDITDDVRCIKIIHEEHTRISGDGFNAWTVYKPHCHNIAISHVKECFTEKELNSVQTSVTTNALIPQPSFVSKPAPKGKIYKKCELAQELYHKHRMPMEQIPKWVCIAQHESSYNTAAVGRLNTDGSADHGLFQISDLYWCTHDQYGGKACNIPCDKLLDSDITDDVRCIKIIHEEHTRISGDGFNAWTVYKPHCRNIAISHVKECFTDKELNSVQTSVTTNALIPQTSFDSKPAPKGKIYKKCELAQELYHKHRMPMEQIPKWVCIAQHESSYNTAAVGRLNTDGSADHGLFQISDLYWCTHDQYGGKACNIPCDKLLDSDITDDVRCIKIIHEEHTRISGDGFNAWTVYKPHCRNIAISHVKECFTEKELNSVQTSVTTNALIPQTSFGSKPAPKGKIYKKCELAQELYHKHRMPMEQIPKWVCIAQHESSYNTAAVGRLNTDGSADHGLFQISDLYWCTHDQYGGKACNIPCDKLLDSDITDDVRCIKIIHEEHTRISGDGFNAWTVYKPHCRNTGMSHIKDCFTEKELKEANIPSTSSIDTPYTQTTKNVGKGKIYKKCELAQELLSKHKMPMEQIPTWVCIAQHESSFNTAAVGRLNADGSLDHGLFQISDLYWCSHDQYGGKACNIPCEKLLDSDIKDDVKCIKIIHEEHTRISGDGFNAWTVYKPHCRNRKMEEIRSCFTPNQIEEFDKKTTFANKPNKIQSSAAATSYSHNPFLSGAFKTQPVQTTRKPAINQNSKFSTNNKPNYANNPFLQNIKVSSGSEVHKAVVASSFTNQQLEVTAKPNYKDNPFLNGAFSSSNSNNFITKPVELINELDSFKTNPFLSGSLILSTTVKPTQSSVQNNPFLQTTPSYKPEITKNYLNSNDFRTTTTVKPKTTAAKPSTTTMKPTTSWNSYSTIKTTTKKPATTTTRKATTTNKPTTSWNSYSTTKPSTTTTRKTITQKATAPRTTTTKKTAIITTTRRTTTTTTAKKPTTTSWTTKSPKTATTWSWQNQKSTSKVPKISTTWNWQNQKYISSTTAKPARTITTWSWQNQKYTHNNTLSQATTNLNIVKEQTTRTTTIKPERTTWNWRNEQKSTTLKPKTTTENWRKWDKTTNKSTTKKPFATATTTRKTTTKVTTTNPTTFRTTKTTTTKPTTAKTTKRLENFKITTTKPQVTSPNYTTNNLKTTTLRPRSTTLQKTSLTTTTTTTRKPLITKSQNNVDYNKFKNDPFSHPFFAKVNEQFKQLQGNITTTKRPTFAATKLQNFSQSSLYQDFKNNTLNKTKTIVAYNFEGSKLTTTTKRPRF; encoded by the exons ATGTCATTCAACAAAAACCATCCAAAACACATTACGCTACATCAACATACAACGATATATACAAAGCTCCACCTCAATCGTCTTCATCAGCGCACAGGGGCGTTTCTCATAAGG GATATAGCTACGTGGGTGTGCATCGCCGAACACGAATCTCAATTTAATACTGCTGCCATAGGACGCTTAAACACAGATGGCAGTGCTGATCATGGACTTTTCCAGATAAGTGATAAATATTGGTGTGAGCACAGTGCTTATGGAGGCAAAGCTTGTAATTTAGCTTGTGATAAATTACTGGACGATGATCTAAGGGATGATGTGGCGTGTATAAAAACCATACATGAGGAACATACTAGAATATCAGGGGATGGTTTCAATGCTTGGACGGTGTATAAGCCTCACTGTTTAAATCAAAATGTCGAACACATTAAAACATGTTTTGATGCCAAAACTTTGGCCGAAGCTGAAGTCATGGCATCCGCTCCAAGTTATAATGCACCGGTATCCAAAGGtaaaggtaaaatttattctaaatgTGAGTTGGCTCAGGAATTATATCAAAAACATCAAATGCCCATAGAACAAATACCCAAATGGGTTTGTATCGCTCAGCATGAATCGTCATATAACACAGCGGCTGTTGGTCGTCTCAACACAGATGGTTCTGCCGATCATGGTCTCTTTCAAATAAGTGATCTTTATTGGTGTTCACACGAACAATATGGTGGTAAAGCTTGTAATATACCCTGTAATAAACTCTTAGATTCTGATATTACAGATGATGTTAGATGTATTAAGATAATACATGAGGAACATACAAAAATTTCGGGTGATGGTTTTAACGCCTGGACGGTATATCAACCACACTGTCGTAATATAGGTATGGATCatataaaacaatgttttacgGAACAGGAACTGAAAAAGGTTTCCAGTAAAGTGCCTTCATATAATACAAATTCTTTAGTGCCTCAAAGTTCTGGGGGATCTAAGCCGACAGTAAaaggtaaaatttataaaaaatgtgagTTAGCTCAGGAATTATATCATAAGCATCGCATGCCCATGGAACAAATACCTAAATGGGTGTGTATAGCTCAACATGAATCGTCTTACAATACTGCCGCTGTAGGTCGTCTTAATACGGATGGCTCGGCTGATCACGGTCTCTTCCAAATAAGTGATTTATATTGGTGCACTCATGATCAATATGGAGGTAAAGCTTGTAATATACCCTGTGACAAACTGTTGGACTCAGATATAACTGACGATGTTAGatgtattaaaattatacatgAGGAGCATACAAGAATCTCTGGGGATGGTTTTAATGCCTGGACTGTATACAAACCTCATTGTCATAATATAGCTATAAGTCACGTTAAGGAATGTTTTACCGAAAAGGAACTAAATAGTGTACAGACATCAGTGACCACAAATGCCTTAATTCCTCAACCTTCGTTTGTCTCAAAACCAGCACCAAAAggtaaaatttataagaaatgtGAGTTAGCTCAGGAATTATATCACAAGCATCGTATGCCCATGGAACAAATACCCAAATGGGTGTGTATAGCTCAACATGAATCGTCTTACAATACTGCTGCAGTTGGTCGTCTAAATACGGATGGTTCAGCTGATCATGGTCTCTTCCAAATAAGTGATCTTTATTGGTGCACACACGATCAGTACGGTGGTAAAGCTTGCAATATACCTTGTGATAAACTTCTAGATTCCGACATCACTGATGACGTTCGCtgcattaaaattatacatGAGGAGCATACTAGGATCTCTGGGGACGGTTTCAATGCTTGGACAGTATACAAGCCACATTGTCGTAATATCGCTATAAGTCATGTGAAGGAATGTTTTACAGACAAAGAACTAAATAGTGTACAGACATCAGTGACCACAAATGCCTTAATTCCTCAAACTTCATTTGACTCAAAACCAGCTCCAAaaggtaaaatttataaaaaatgtgagCTAGCTCAGGAATTGTATCACAAACATCGCATGCCCATGGAACAAATACCCAAATGGGTGTGTATAGCCCAACATGAGTCCTCATATAATACAGCTGCTGTTGGTCGTCTTAATACTGATGGCTCGGCAGATCATGGTCTCTTCCAAATAAGTGATCTTTATTGGTGCACTCACGATCAGTACGGAGGTAAAGCTTGTAATATACCCTGCGATAAACTTCTCGACTCTGACATAACTGATGATGTTCGCtgcattaaaattatacatGAGGAACATACAAGAATCTCAGGGGATGGTTTCAATGCTTGGACAGTATACAAGCCACATTGTCGTAATATCGCTATAAGTCATGTGAAGGAATGTTTTACCGAAAAAGAACTAAATAGTGTTCAGACTTCAGTGACCACAAATGCCTTAATTCCTCAAACTTCATTTGGCTCAAAACCAGCTCCAAAgggtaaaatttataaaaaatgtgagCTAGCTCAGGAATTATATCATAAGCATCGTATGCCCATGGAACAAATACCCAAATGGGTGTGTATAGCTCAACATGAATCGTCTTACAATACTGCTGCAGTTGGTCGTCTTAATACCGATGGTTCGGCAGATCATGGTCTCTTTCAAATAAGTGATCTATATTGGTGCACTCACGATCAGTACGGCGGTAAAGCTTGTAATATACCTTGCGATAAACTTCTGGACTCTGACATAACTGATGATGTACGCtgcattaaaattatacatGAGGAACATACAAGAATCTCAGGGGATGGCTTTAATGCTTGGACAGTATACAAACCACATTGTCGTAACACGGGTATGAGTCACATCAAAGATTGTTTTACCGAAAAAGAACTCAAAGAAGCCAATATACCTAGTACCAGCTCCATAGATACCCCATACACACAGACAACAAAGAACGTGGGAAAAggtaaaatttataagaaatgtGAATTAGCCCAGGAACTTTTAAGTAAACATAAAATGCCCATGGAACAAATACCCACTTGGGTGTGTATAGCTCAACATGAGTCTTCTTTTAATACGGCTGCTGTTGGTCGCCTTAATGCAGATGGCTCCCTGGATCATGGTCTCTTTCAAATTAGCGATCTTTATTGGTGTTCGCATGATCAATATGGCGGTAAAGCGTGTAATATACCTTGTGAAAAACTATTAGATTCGGATATAAAAGATGatgttaaatgtataaaaattatacatgagGAACACACCCGAATCTCAGGAGATGGTTTTAATGCGTGGACAGTTTATAAACCGCATTGTCGCAATCGTAAAATGGAAGAGATTCGTTCATGTTTTACACCCAATCAAATAGAAGAATTTGACAAGAAGACAACATTTGCTAATAAACCCAATAAAATTCAGTCATCAGCGGCAGCAACATCTTATAGCCATAATCCATTTTTGAGTGGAGCTTTTAAAACACAACCAGTTCAAACTACACGAAAACCGGCAATCAACCAAAATTCCAAATTCTCTACTAATAATAAGCCAAACTATGCTAATAATccatttttacaaaacattaaagtATCCAGCGGAAGTGAGGTACACAAAGCAGTAGTAGCTTCTAGTTTCACTAACCAGCAGTTGGAGGTAACAGCAAAACCGAATTATAAGGACAATCCTTTCCTCAACGGAGCCTTTAGTAGCTCTAACAGCAATAATTTTATAACGAAACCTGTTgaattaataaatgaattggATTCTTTCAAAACTAATCCATTCCTTAGCGGCAGTCTTATATTGTCTACCACAGTTAAACCTACACAGTCCTCTGTGCAGAATAATCCATTTTTGCAAACAACACCGTCTTACAAACCTGAGATtaccaaaaactatttaaatagcAATGACTTTAGAACTACCACCACTGTTAAGCCCAAAACTACAGCTGCAAAACCCTCTACCACAACCATGAAACCGACCACATCATGGAATagctacagtaccataaaaacTACTACTAAAAAACctgcaacaacaactactagaAAGGCTACAACTACTAACAAACCAACAACTTCATGGAATAGTTATAGCACTACAAAACCCAGTACAACAACTACACGTAAAACTATAACTCAAAAAGCCACTGCCCCAAGAACTACAACTACTAAGAAGACAGCAATTATCACTACCACTAGAAGAACGACGACCACAACAACTGCTAAAAAGCCTACCACTACATCATGGACTACAAAATCACCTAAAACTGCAACTACTTGGAGTTGGCAAAATCAGAAATCTACCTCAAAAGTACCGAAAATTTCAACAACCTGGAATTGGCAGAATCAAAAGTATATAAGCTCCACCACTGCTAAACCAGCTAGAACTATCACCACTTGGAGCTggcaaaatcaaaaatataccCATAATAATACATTAAGTCAAGCTACTACAAATTTGAACATAGTTAAAGAGCAAACTACCCGAACTACAACTATTAAACCCGAGAGAACCACTTGGAATTGGagaaatgaacaaaaatccaCAACCTTAAAACCCAAAACAACCACAGAAAACTGGAGAAAATGGGACAAAACTACAAATAAGAGTACCACCAAAAAACCTTTTGCCACTGCCACAACCACAAGAAAAACTACAACGAAAGTCACTACAACAAATCCAACCACCTTCAGAACTACAAAAACTACCACTACAAAACCAACCACAGCCAAAACCACAAAACGTttagaaaacttcaaaattacaaCTACAAAGCCACAAGTAACAAGTCCTAACTACACTACTAATAACCTCAAAACCACAACTCTTAGACCTCGATCCACCACACTACAAAAAACTTCTTTAaccaccacaacaacaactacacgaaaacctttaataacaaaatctcAAAATAATGTCGATTACAACAAGTTCAAAAATGATCCATTCAGTCATCCATTCTTTGCTAAAGTTAATGAACAATTTAAACAACTACAAGGCAACATAACAACTACAAAACGTCCTACATTTGCAGCTACAAAACTGCAAAATTTTTCGCAATCCTCACTCTATCAggactttaaaaataatactttaaataaaactaaaactattgtAGCTTATAATTTTGAAGGGTCCAAATTGACCACAACCACAAAACGACCCAGATTCTAA